GCTCGGGGCGACGGCGGCGAAGGCTCTACTGGGTAACGACTTTCGGGTCACGCAGCATCGCGGCGAGGTTCTGCACAGTGCCGACACCCCGGGCGATCCGGCCCTGGTGGCCACCGTTCACCCGTCCTCCCTGCTTCGCGGCCCGAAACAAGAGCGCGAATCGGCGTTCGCCGGCCTGGTCGACGATCTGCGCGTCGCCGGTTCGGTGTGCTCCGGCATCAGGCCATGACCCGGATGGTGCGCATCTGCGGATCCGCCGGATCCGGCAGGTTCATACCCGCCTGCACGCCGGTCACGAGATAGTCCAGCACCGCCTCGTTGAGGCGCTCCCCCGGCACCACCGCGGGTATCCCGGGCGGATACGGGGTGATCTGTTCCGCGGCGATACGACCGACCGCCTGCTCGACCGGGATCTGTTCGACCTTGGCGAAGAACGCATCCCGCGGCGAGACCTCCGTCGACAACTGAAGATCGGCCGGGGTCGGAAGGGCGATCGGGGGCGGCGGCGCGAAATCCGATGCGGCCTTGCGCCACAACGACAACGCGTGCACCAGGCGACCGGCCGTATCGGAGCCGTCGGCGACCGACATCGTCGCCAGAATACGGCGATGATCGGACATGCCGACGTCGACCTGGCAGTGCTCGCGCAGCCAGTCAGCAGCCTGGTAACCGGAGGTCCCGGTGCCCGACACGTCGATCAGGATCTGCAGGCGGTCCAGATCGTGCGAAGCCTGCGCGCCGAGCAGTTCGGAGTCGAGCACCTCCACATCCTCGATCTCTTCGATCCCGCGACGCGTATGGTCGGCCAGATCGAGTGCGGCGCCGAACAGTTCGTGCCCGTGCTCGACCATCTGCCGCCGCCAGCCGTCGATTGCGGTGTACACCAGGACATTAGGGCTCGTGGTCATCAACAGGTCGGCGCACGCCGACAACCGGTCCTGGTCGATGAGATCGCCCTGGAGATGGAACACCGACCCCTGTTCGAATCCGGCCCCCATCTTGTGCACGCTGACGACACACACGTCGGCACCGGCGTTCATGGCCCAGGTCGGCAGATTCTCGTGGAAGGGCAGGTGGGCGCCCCACGCTTCGTCGACGATCAACGGTTTGCCCCTGGCGTGGCACACGTCGGCGATGCCGGCGAGATCGGCACACGTGCCGTAGGGGCTCGGGCTCACGATCAGTGCGCCCGCGGCGTGGGGATGGCGCTGCCAGGTCTGTTCGACCTCCTCCGGAGACGGCGGGTGCGACAGGTGGTGCTCGGCGTCCCAGCGCGGCGTGATCCAGCGTGGCATCACCCCAGAGAAGATCAGGCCTGCGACCACGGACTTGTGGCTGTCGCGGCTGAGCAGCAGGCTGCCGTCGCCGCCGGCGACGGCCATCATCGCGGCCTTCACCGACAACGAGCTTCCACACGTGGAGAACCAGGCGGTGTCGGCGCCAACCGCCTCGGCCATGAGGTCTTCGGCTTTCTGCAGGTAGCCGTTGCTGCTGCGACGGTCGTCGAGGCCGCCGTTGGCCAGTACATCGCTGAGGAACGGCTCGCGCCCCAGCACGCGCAGCACGCGGTCGTCGACGCCACGGCCCTGGCGGTGACCGGGTGGGGTGTATCCGTACCGGTTGGACGCGTGGTATTCGTTCAACGCGTCGAGCAGTGGCGCCTCGGACTGATCCATCCGAGCGGAGTACCCACCCGCACCGCGCGGTATGCCCGCCTACACCGATCGCCGGTGTGTGAAATACCACGTGAGACCCATTGCCGTGCACGCGACGGCCAGCACCGTGAACGCCATCGGGAACGAGCCCGCGGTGGCCAGCCCTCCGACTGCCAGCGCGCCGATCCCCGTCCCGCCGTCGAATCCCACATTCCACGCGACGCTCACCTTGCTGCGCGCGTGCTCACCGGTCGCGGCGAATCCCTGCACCAGGGTCACGCTCTGCAGCGCACCGTAGGCGACGCCGACCAGGGACGCACCCGCGACGATCAGGGTGTCGCCCACCAAGGCCCCGCGCGCGATGCCCGCGGCGATGATCAGGAGTCCGACCGCCCCGAGATACAGCAAAGGCTGGATGAACCGGCCCGGGCCGAATCGGTCGGCCAGGCCGCCGACGAGCCAACGCGCCAGCGCGGTCACGCCGGTCAGCGCGAGCAGTGCGGCGAACGCAACCTCGGCGCTGCCGAACTGCGGCGCGAAGGTCAGGATCGCACCACCCGACGCCGTGATCACCACGAGCGCGATGATTGGGCTCACCACGCCCGCGGTGAGTGCGAACCGCTCACCGTCGGCGCTGCGCGGCGGTGTCGGCACCGGGCGCGTGAACGCGAGCGCGAACGGGATCGCCAGCACGGGCGCGGTCGCGAGCGCGAACACCAAACCGAAGCTCACCTCCTCCGCCAACCACGGCGCGAGCGGGGAGAGGATGAATTGCGGTGCGGCGATGGCCAAGCCGTACGCGCCCACGGCGCGGCCCCGGTGCTCCTGCGCGAACAGGCCCGCGACACCGTCGACTCCGGTCACGGTGACGATCCCGAACCCGAGCCCGCGCAACGCCGCCAGAACCAGCACGGCCCACTGGGTCTCGGCGAACACATGCAGCAGTGCGGGCCCACCCAGCAGTAGCAGGCCGATCGCGAGCGTGGCACGCGCGCCCGCCCTTTCGATGAGCCGGCCCGTCACCAGTTGTGCGATCACGGTGCACGCCATCAGAACGGTGTTGACCAGACCGGCACCCAGATTGTCGGCGCCGATGCGCACCGCCCACATCGGCGCCACGGGCAACAGGAGTGCGAAACCGGTGAACCCCAGCGCCGCAGAGGCGAGCAGCGCGGGCATGCCGCGCCTGCGCCAGATGTTCACCGGCCGAACACCACCGCACCGCCGACGATCGTGGCCGCGACCAGATCGGCGTCGAGCGCCTCCACCACCTGCCGCGGTGGCGCCGCCAGCACACACAGATCACCCGGCTGTCCCACTTGCACCCGGCGCGGCCGCGACGGGTCACGTGCCGTACCGGTGAAGAGCTCGAGTGCCGTGCGGGCGGTGATGCGTTCGGCCGGGTTCAGAACGAAACCGCGCGGGGTGCGGCGGTACACCGCCGCCCGCATCGCCGCCCACGGATCCGCATCACCGAACGGCGCGTCGGTGGACAGCGCGACGCGTACGCCTGCAGCCAGAAGCGTTGCGACGCGCCAGAGTTCGTGGTGCCGGGAGTCCTCGACGTCGACGCGATAGGCGTCGCCACGCTCGGCGACGAAGTTCGGCTGGGTCACGACGGTCACACCTAGTTCGGCCAGATCAGCGACGCAGTCGTCGGGAACCACTGCCGCGTGCTCGATGCGGTCACCGGGCAAGGTGCCGGTGATGCGCAGAGCCGCGATGGTGATGACGAGTTGCGCGGCGGTGACGCAGTGCACCGCCACGGGGACCGCCCCGGCGTGCCGCTCACGTATCCACGTGATCAGTCCGTCGAGGTCGAGTTCGTCGTCGTGCAGAATCTTCTTGCCCGGCGCGAGCACATGCAGACGCTGCGGCAGGCCGCGAGGATGCTCGCAGAGATCTGGGGTGGCGTCGGTGACGCCGGTGATGCCGTACCGGGCGAGGCGTTCGGCGTACGTACCGATTCCGGTCGTGCGGCGCTGCAGCGCCTCTGTCCACGACGCGTCCGCGCTGCGCAGGGTTCCGTCAGGGTGATCGGGTCTGCCGATCGCGGCGAGCCCCGCGGAGTTCAGGAACCACAGCACGCCGCTGCGGTGCTGCACCCGCACGGGTACGGCCGGGGTCAGTTCGTCGAGGCGGTCCCGGTCCAGAGGTCCGGCCACCTGCTCGTGGTAACCGACCGCTCGGATCCAGCCGTCGGTACCAGGTGCGGCATCCGCCAGCAGACGCCGCAGTTCATCGCCGTCGCGCGCCTCGGCAGGTCCGACGCGTACGGAATCCTGTTCGGCCGCAGCGGAATACACGTGCAAGTGATGGTCGTGCAGGCCCGGGATGACAGTGCCGAAGGCGGCGTCGAGCACCGTTTCGTCACCGCGTGGGCTCAACGACGGGCCGATCTGCTCGATGGTGTCGCCGAGTCGGATGTCGACGGCCGCGCCGTCGAGCAAGGTCGCGCGTCGGATCAGCATGACTGTCTTCCGGCGATCAATCGCAGGACCGCATCGTTGTCGACACCGAGGACGGGACCGGCCGGCGTGGCACCCGGCGCGACGGCGGGAACCTCGTCGCCCATGGATGCCAGCGGCGCGTACAACGCGGCCACGGCCGACATCGCGAACTCGATCAGCTCGCCTCCACCGCGCGCGCAGGAATCGGCAACGGCATACGCCGCATGCAGACCGGTCAGCGGGTCGGCGATGGCGTCGCCCACGAAAACCGGTGTACCGGGATCGTTTCGGACCATGCCGCCGGATACCGCGGCGTCGTCCCCGAACGCCACCCAGCCGGCACGCTCGCCGGTGGCGCCGTGCCCCGTGATGCGCACCCACGTCCGGCCCGGACGGGGTTTCACCGCCTCCGGCCCGAGCCCGCGCCGCGCCAGCGCGGCCGGCCGCGACGATTCGATCACGACATCGGCGGCGCCCAGCAGAGTTGCAAGGGCAGCTGTGTCGTCGAAATCGACGGCATACGAGTATTTTCCGTGGTTCATCCAGTCGAAGAACGCCGATGGTCCGTTACGCGTGCCGTCGGGCCGGGCCGGGCTTTCCACCTTGACGACCGTCGCACCGGCCTGGCGCAGCAACTGACCGCACAGCGGACCCGCCCACATCGACGACAGGTCGGCCACCAACTGCCCTGCCAACGACCGGCCGGCGCTCCGCGGACCGAGCTCGGTGATGCGCGGCCCGGCGGCGGGACTCTCACCCAGCACCGCCACCGGGAGCCCGAGCAACCGGGCGCGTTCGGCGACCTGGCGCACGTCGGTCACCGCGGCCCAGTTCTCCACCGCCGTCCAGGGGTCGGCATCCGGCGAATCGGTTTGCACCAGGGCCGGTACCGCGGCGATGTCGTCGGCCCGCGACAACGTCAGTGCACACCATGACCCGTCGCGCGTCACGAACAGGCGCGTCGCACCGCCCGCCGAGACACGCCCCTGCGGTCGCAACCCGAGCATCGCGGCACGACCGGTGAGCAGCGCCCTGGCATCGAGCTCAACGGCGGTGATCGCGGCGAAGGCGTCTGCCACCTGCTGGGCGCGGCCCAGCACAGCGTCGGTGACACCCACCGGCGCTGTCACGGGGTTCTCGTCAGAACAGCAGCGCACGGAACCGCCAGTCCAGCACCTGCCTGTCGGCCGCACCGTCGGCTCCTCCGGCGGCGAACACAATCGACCGCAGACGCAGCGTGTTCGCCTCGATCGACTCGACATGCAGCTCGCTGAACAGGGTGTCGCCCTCGTGCACCGGTCCGGTGTGATCGCAGGACTGCCAGCCCAGCACCGTCACGAGGTTGGGCAGCAGCCGGGTGGCCTGAGCCAACGCGAGTCCGATCGTGTGGCCTCCGTACACCAGACGCTTGCCACCGGAACGCCAATCATGATGTGTGGACGCGATATTCAGCGTCAGCCTGGCGAGCTCGGGGGCGCTGCTGACGACATCTGCCGTGCTGTGCAGCACCGCGCCGGCCAACTCGTCGCGAAGGTCGTCGAGGTGCGGTCCGGGCACCTTCGCGCGGTAGGCCTCGGCGTCCCAACCCGCGGTCGGTGCCGGCGATGCATGCGTGCCGATCTCGTCCAGGTCGTCGGAATGTCCGGTGTCGACCCCCGTTTCGGACAGCGGCAACATCGCACATCGGTAGAAATCGAGAACCAGTCGGTCCAACTGGTCGGTCGTCGTCATCCGCAACGCCGCTAGCCCGGTGGGAGCACGGCCCGGTTTGTTCGAATTCTGCTTGAGTCCAACGACTTCGGTGCGCGTGGTCAGGGTGTCACCGGTCACCGGGTATCGGTGGAACGCGAGCCCGCGGTAGAACAGGTTGGCCTTCACCCGCTGCGTGACCAGGGTGCTCTGTCCGATCGCGACGTCACACACCAGCGCCGGATGCGCGAGCGGCGCGCCGGCTCCGGTCACCGCGGACGCGAGTTCGGCGTCCAGTGTCAGCCGCAACCGGTCGCCGAGGATGGCCTGGTGCGCCGCGGCCGCCCCCTCGGTCAGTGTCATCGACGGCGCGGTGTCAAAGACCTGACCTACCTTGAGGTCATCGAAGTACGGACCACCGGACAGCCGGCCATGTGCAGTCACGGCTTCTCATGCTATTCACGTGCCCGCGGTGGCAGCCAGACTGCCCAGCAGCTTCAGCGCATCGGCACTAGGGGTGTTCGGTTCAGCCTGGTAGACCACCAGTTCCTGGCCGGGCCCGGACCGCACGTCGAACGTCTGCATGTCCAGGGTCATTGTGCCCACCTGTGGATGGCGAAAGCTCTTGACCGTGGCGGACTTCCCGCGGGCGTCGTGACGGCGCCACAACTCGGTGAATTCGGGGCTACGGTCCAGCAATTCGGTCAGCACCGCGGTGATCCGCGGATCGTGCGGCGCGATCCCGTAGTTCTTGCGGAACCCGGCGACCGCGTCCGCGGCGATCACCGGCCAGTCGGCATACAGCTCGCGGGCCCGTGGTTCGGTGAACACCATCAACAGCATGTTGTCGCGCAGGATGTCGCCGTACAGCGCCTCGGACAGCGTATTGGTGGCCAGGAGGTCGTATGCGCGGTTGTACACCAGGGCCGGGTTGTCGGGCCAGGCTGCCATGAGCCGCAGCAGCGCAGGGGCCACCCGGTCCGGGACCGGGGCGAGCCGGGCACGCGGGGTGAGCCCGGCGATCGCGAACAGATGCTGGCGTCCGTCCTCGTCGAGCTTCAGCACCGCCGCCAGTGCCTCCAGCACCTGGGCCGACGGGGAACGCTCCCGGCCCTGCTCGAGCCGGACGTAATAGTCGACGCTCAGACCGCCCAGCAACGCCACCTCCTCGCGGCGCAACCCGGGCACGCGGCGATGTCCGGTGTCGGGCAGCCCGACATCTGCGGGCGTGACCAGGGCGCGTCGGCTGCGCAGGTAGTCACCGAGTTCGGTCATGTTCTCACCCTAGGCGCGTGGGCATTGTCGTACAGGGGTCGTTCCTGGGTGCAGCACACCCAGGAACACCGCATCCTGGTAGCCGCGGGGTCCGGCCGCGACGCTGAAGTGCATGAGCGAACACAAAATCATCCTGGTCACGGGCGTCACGAGCGGAATCGGTGAGGCCGTCGCGATCCGTCTGGCCGGCGAAGGGCATCAGGTGGTCGGCGGCGCCCGGCGCACCGACCGGTTGGCCGCACTGAAGCGTGAGAACCTGCAGGTCCGGCGCGTCGACGTGACCGACCGCACCGACATGGCCGCGTTCGTCGACGAGGCGGTGCACGAGCACGGTCGCATCGACGCGATCGTGAACAACGCAGGCGTGATGCCGCTGTCGCGCATCGACGCGCTGCTGGTCGATGAGTGGGACACCATGATCGACGTCAACGTCCGCGGGCTGCTCAACGGCATCGCCGCGGCACTTCCCCATTTCCGGCGGCAGGGGCACGGTCATTTCGTCACGATGGCCTCGATCGGCGCGCACCAGGTGGTGCCGACCGGTGCGGTGTACTGCGCGACGAAGTACGCGGCCTGGGCGATCACCGAGGGGCTGCGCCTCGAGCTCGACCCCTCAATCCGGGTCACCACGATCTCACCCGGCGTCGTCGAATCCGAGCTCGCCGCAACGATCACCGACCCGGACGCCGCGGCCGCGATGCAGACCTACCGGGCCGAGGCGATCCCGCCCGACGCGATCGCGCGTGCGGTTTCGTACGCCGTCAACGAGTCACCGGATGTCGACGTCAACGAGGTCATCGTCAGGCCGGCGAGGCAACGCTGACGATCTCGTCGACCAGACCCCACGACAGCGCCGTGGTGGGGTCGATCGTGCGGCCGGACAACACGAGATACGCCGTGCGCCAACGACCGATCCGGCGCGTGATGCTCACGGTCCCGCCCGCGCCGGGGATGAGGCCCAGCGCCAACTCGGGCAGACCGAGGATCGCGCCCGGATCGCAGCTCACCCAGCCGCAGTAGCACGCCATCTCCAGGCCGCTGCCGAGGACCTGCCCGTGCACCCGGGCGCGGCAGCGCCTGCCGAGCCGGGCCGTCAGTTCGTCGAGCACGAGTGCCGGGCTGTGGCGGGTGCGCGCGAGGTGTGCGCTGGCCGGATCGGCGAACGACCCGAACTCGGCGAGATCGCCTCCGCTGCAGAAGCTGCGGCCGTTGCCGCCGAGCACGACCTCGTCGACCGAGGGATCGAGGCGGGCCACCTCGAGCGCCTCGAGCAGGGCCGCCCTGGCGTCCGTGGAGAACGCATTGTGACGCTGCGGACGGTTGAACCGCACGTGCAGCGTGTTGCCGTCGCGGTGGGCCCGCACGGGCTCGGGCAGTTGCGGAACGGTGGCCGGGCCACGCTCGTCGAGCCAGCGCGCGAACTCCGCACCCGCCTGCAGCGTCGAATACGCGAGCGATTCGGTGATGACCCCGCTGAACGTCGAGGCTTCCGGATCGACACTGCGCAGCACGTCGTCGCACACCGCCGCGGTCTGCGGCCAGCGCTCGCACCGCTCGGTGAGCAGTGCGAGCGTATCGGCGATCGAGTCCACCGCGACGACCCTGCGATCGTCGTCGGTCGACTCGCTCAGCGTGAACGTCGCATCGCCGCGATCGTCGGCGTCGAGCCCGATCCGGATGCCGCCAGGCAGTTCGATCACATCACGAATACTTCGCGATGAGCTCCTGCTTGTACAACTTCCCGGTGTCCGTTCGGGGCAGTTGCGGCTCGAACGAGATCGAGCGCGGACACTTGTAGTGTGCGAGCCGGTCCCGCAGCCACGCGATCAGTTCCTCGGCGAATTCCGGTGTGGCATCGGCCTGGTCGACGAGCTGAACGACGGCCTTGACGCTCTGACCCATCTCCTCGTCCGGGATGCCGAACACCGCGGCGTCCATCACCTTGGGATGCACGACGAGCATGTTCTCGGCTTCCTGCGGGTAGATGTTCACACCGCCGGAGATGATCATGTGGTGACGCCGGTCGGTCAGGTAGAGGTAGCCGTCCTCGTCGATATATCCGAGGTCGCCCACCGTCTTCCAGCCACGCTTGTCGCGTGAGGACGCGGTCTTCTCGGCGTCGTTGAGGTACTCGAAGTCCTGACCGCCCTCGAAGTAGATCTCACCGGGCTGACCAGGGGGCAGTTCGTTGCCGTTCTCGTCGAGGACGTGCACCACGCCGCTCAGCGGTTTACCCACCGAACCAGGATGCGTCAGCCAGTCCTCGGCGAAGATCAGCGTCGCGCCGATGGCCTCCGAGGACGCGTAGTACTCGTCGACGATCGGCCCCCACCAGTCGATCATCTGCTTCTTGATCTCGACCGGGCACGGCGCGGCGGCATGCATGACACGCTCCAGGCTCGACAGATCGTACGAGTTACGCACGGATTCAGGCAGTTTGAGCATGCGTGTGAACATCACCGGCACGAACTGACCGTGGGTGACACGGTGCTTCTGGATCGCGTCGAGGCACCCCTCGGCGTCGAACTTCTCCATCACGACCGTGGTG
This genomic window from Mycolicibacterium goodii contains:
- a CDS encoding MaoC family dehydratase codes for the protein MTAHGRLSGGPYFDDLKVGQVFDTAPSMTLTEGAAAAHQAILGDRLRLTLDAELASAVTGAGAPLAHPALVCDVAIGQSTLVTQRVKANLFYRGLAFHRYPVTGDTLTTRTEVVGLKQNSNKPGRAPTGLAALRMTTTDQLDRLVLDFYRCAMLPLSETGVDTGHSDDLDEIGTHASPAPTAGWDAEAYRAKVPGPHLDDLRDELAGAVLHSTADVVSSAPELARLTLNIASTHHDWRSGGKRLVYGGHTIGLALAQATRLLPNLVTVLGWQSCDHTGPVHEGDTLFSELHVESIEANTLRLRSIVFAAGGADGAADRQVLDWRFRALLF
- the fadD4 gene encoding fatty-acid--CoA ligase FadD4; the protein is MQIREHVGANKPAIILHPSGTVVTFDELEARANRLAHHFREQGLREGDVVAILMENNQHIHAVMWAARRSGLYYVPISTHLTPAEAAYIIDNSGAKAIVGSAKLRDTLAGLGDALPNGLPGTLLIADGDLDGWLRYPEAVADQPDTPIDDELDGDLLQYSSGTTGRPKGIKRELPHVHPSETPGMMAALVGFWMHPDAVYLSPAPLYHTAPSVWSMQVQAAGITTVVMEKFDAEGCLDAIQKHRVTHGQFVPVMFTRMLKLPESVRNSYDLSSLERVMHAAAPCPVEIKKQMIDWWGPIVDEYYASSEAIGATLIFAEDWLTHPGSVGKPLSGVVHVLDENGNELPPGQPGEIYFEGGQDFEYLNDAEKTASSRDKRGWKTVGDLGYIDEDGYLYLTDRRHHMIISGGVNIYPQEAENMLVVHPKVMDAAVFGIPDEEMGQSVKAVVQLVDQADATPEFAEELIAWLRDRLAHYKCPRSISFEPQLPRTDTGKLYKQELIAKYS
- a CDS encoding CoA transferase; this encodes MTAPVGVTDAVLGRAQQVADAFAAITAVELDARALLTGRAAMLGLRPQGRVSAGGATRLFVTRDGSWCALTLSRADDIAAVPALVQTDSPDADPWTAVENWAAVTDVRQVAERARLLGLPVAVLGESPAAGPRITELGPRSAGRSLAGQLVADLSSMWAGPLCGQLLRQAGATVVKVESPARPDGTRNGPSAFFDWMNHGKYSYAVDFDDTAALATLLGAADVVIESSRPAALARRGLGPEAVKPRPGRTWVRITGHGATGERAGWVAFGDDAAVSGGMVRNDPGTPVFVGDAIADPLTGLHAAYAVADSCARGGGELIEFAMSAVAALYAPLASMGDEVPAVAPGATPAGPVLGVDNDAVLRLIAGRQSC
- a CDS encoding enoyl-CoA hydratase/isomerase family protein — protein: MIELPGGIRIGLDADDRGDATFTLSESTDDDRRVVAVDSIADTLALLTERCERWPQTAAVCDDVLRSVDPEASTFSGVITESLAYSTLQAGAEFARWLDERGPATVPQLPEPVRAHRDGNTLHVRFNRPQRHNAFSTDARAALLEALEVARLDPSVDEVVLGGNGRSFCSGGDLAEFGSFADPASAHLARTRHSPALVLDELTARLGRRCRARVHGQVLGSGLEMACYCGWVSCDPGAILGLPELALGLIPGAGGTVSITRRIGRWRTAYLVLSGRTIDPTTALSWGLVDEIVSVASPA
- a CDS encoding aminotransferase class I/II-fold pyridoxal phosphate-dependent enzyme, encoding MDQSEAPLLDALNEYHASNRYGYTPPGHRQGRGVDDRVLRVLGREPFLSDVLANGGLDDRRSSNGYLQKAEDLMAEAVGADTAWFSTCGSSLSVKAAMMAVAGGDGSLLLSRDSHKSVVAGLIFSGVMPRWITPRWDAEHHLSHPPSPEEVEQTWQRHPHAAGALIVSPSPYGTCADLAGIADVCHARGKPLIVDEAWGAHLPFHENLPTWAMNAGADVCVVSVHKMGAGFEQGSVFHLQGDLIDQDRLSACADLLMTTSPNVLVYTAIDGWRRQMVEHGHELFGAALDLADHTRRGIEEIEDVEVLDSELLGAQASHDLDRLQILIDVSGTGTSGYQAADWLREHCQVDVGMSDHRRILATMSVADGSDTAGRLVHALSLWRKAASDFAPPPPIALPTPADLQLSTEVSPRDAFFAKVEQIPVEQAVGRIAAEQITPYPPGIPAVVPGERLNEAVLDYLVTGVQAGMNLPDPADPQMRTIRVMA
- a CDS encoding MFS transporter, with product MPALLASAALGFTGFALLLPVAPMWAVRIGADNLGAGLVNTVLMACTVIAQLVTGRLIERAGARATLAIGLLLLGGPALLHVFAETQWAVLVLAALRGLGFGIVTVTGVDGVAGLFAQEHRGRAVGAYGLAIAAPQFILSPLAPWLAEEVSFGLVFALATAPVLAIPFALAFTRPVPTPPRSADGERFALTAGVVSPIIALVVITASGGAILTFAPQFGSAEVAFAALLALTGVTALARWLVGGLADRFGPGRFIQPLLYLGAVGLLIIAAGIARGALVGDTLIVAGASLVGVAYGALQSVTLVQGFAATGEHARSKVSVAWNVGFDGGTGIGALAVGGLATAGSFPMAFTVLAVACTAMGLTWYFTHRRSV
- a CDS encoding SDR family oxidoreductase, which produces MSEHKIILVTGVTSGIGEAVAIRLAGEGHQVVGGARRTDRLAALKRENLQVRRVDVTDRTDMAAFVDEAVHEHGRIDAIVNNAGVMPLSRIDALLVDEWDTMIDVNVRGLLNGIAAALPHFRRQGHGHFVTMASIGAHQVVPTGAVYCATKYAAWAITEGLRLELDPSIRVTTISPGVVESELAATITDPDAAAAMQTYRAEAIPPDAIARAVSYAVNESPDVDVNEVIVRPARQR
- a CDS encoding amidohydrolase family protein, producing the protein MLIRRATLLDGAAVDIRLGDTIEQIGPSLSPRGDETVLDAAFGTVIPGLHDHHLHVYSAAAEQDSVRVGPAEARDGDELRRLLADAAPGTDGWIRAVGYHEQVAGPLDRDRLDELTPAVPVRVQHRSGVLWFLNSAGLAAIGRPDHPDGTLRSADASWTEALQRRTTGIGTYAERLARYGITGVTDATPDLCEHPRGLPQRLHVLAPGKKILHDDELDLDGLITWIRERHAGAVPVAVHCVTAAQLVITIAALRITGTLPGDRIEHAAVVPDDCVADLAELGVTVVTQPNFVAERGDAYRVDVEDSRHHELWRVATLLAAGVRVALSTDAPFGDADPWAAMRAAVYRRTPRGFVLNPAERITARTALELFTGTARDPSRPRRVQVGQPGDLCVLAAPPRQVVEALDADLVAATIVGGAVVFGR
- a CDS encoding helix-turn-helix domain-containing protein, whose translation is MTELGDYLRSRRALVTPADVGLPDTGHRRVPGLRREEVALLGGLSVDYYVRLEQGRERSPSAQVLEALAAVLKLDEDGRQHLFAIAGLTPRARLAPVPDRVAPALLRLMAAWPDNPALVYNRAYDLLATNTLSEALYGDILRDNMLLMVFTEPRARELYADWPVIAADAVAGFRKNYGIAPHDPRITAVLTELLDRSPEFTELWRRHDARGKSATVKSFRHPQVGTMTLDMQTFDVRSGPGQELVVYQAEPNTPSADALKLLGSLAATAGT